The Rhopalosiphum maidis isolate BTI-1 chromosome 1, ASM367621v3, whole genome shotgun sequence genome has a segment encoding these proteins:
- the LOC113560437 gene encoding caltractin-like: MDNQDIEINEAFDLMDTNGQMAISTRDFKFAIKALGLELPRNQYIQLLSKIEKDQKGYIKKKVFIEEMRKILPKRDVKIDLIKAFQLIDEDDTGKIDFNNLKNVADILGEKVSDEEIINMLNAADEDGDGQVNFTEFMRIIDKARKVL; encoded by the exons ATGGATAACCAg gATATTGAAATCAATGAAGCATTTGATTTAATGGACACAAATGGGCAAATGGCAATTAGTACAagagattttaaatttgcaaTAAAGGCATTGGGATTGGAACTTCCTCGAAATCAATACATACAGTTACTgtctaaaattgaaaaagacCAAAAAGGTTACATAAAAAAGAAAGTATTCATAGAAGAAATGCGTAAAATATTACCGAAAAGAGATGTTAAGATTGATTTGATTAAAGCTTTTCAATTAATTGATGAGGATGATACAggcaaaatagattttaacaaTCTAAAGAATGTTGCCGATATACTAGGGGAAAAAGTATCCGATGAGGAAATCATCAATATGTTAAACGCTGCAGATGAAGATGGAGATGGGCAAGTGAACTTTACAGAGTTTATGAGGATTATAGATAAAGCTAGAAaagtgttataa
- the LOC113549209 gene encoding sorting nexin-22-like produces the protein MTEITIPKYGLVQDVKPHYVYTIKVLSDGYQECVEKRYSAFHAFHRELRKSISTPPFPSKRIRCSQPKVLEQRRAGLERYLQTVFKIEGGYKQVMEFLGLKFQPSHKIDVKYQRPVFHMISEHIPSKNRHEKRLCLPDIITDGVLKALYG, from the exons ATGACTGAAATCACTATACCTAAGTACGGGCTGGTGCAGGATGTCAAGCCACACTATGTGTACACGATCAAGGTGCTGTCAGACGGCTACCAGGAGTGTGTGGAAAAACGGTATAGCGCTTTTCACGCGTTCCATAGAGAA CTGAGGAAATCTATATCTACACCACCATTTCCATCAAAACGTATACGATGTTCACAACCAAAAGTCCTTGAACAAAGAAGGGCTGGTTTGGAGAGGTATTTACAGACAGTTTTCAAAATTGAAGGTGGATATAAACAGGTCATGGAATTCCTCGGGCTAAAGTTTCAGCCAAG CCATAAAATAGATGTTAAGTATCAGCGTCCAGTGTTTCACATGATAAGTGAACATATTCCATCTAAAAACAGACATGAAAAACGTTTATGTTTACCAGACATAATCACAGATGGTGTTCTTAAAGCTTTATATGGTTAG